A section of the Saliniramus fredricksonii genome encodes:
- the pncB gene encoding nicotinate phosphoribosyltransferase encodes MVDIATRVYNHNWKIDPIVRSVLDTDFYKLLMAQTIFRRYRDVAVTFGITNRTSSVRLAELIDEGELREQLDHVRTLRLSRGESTWLRGNTFYGKRQMFSPEFIIWLEEFRFPEYNLEKHDGQYVLTFEGPWIETTMWEIPALAILNELRSRNVTRTMGKFELQVLYARAMARVWEKVQALKALPGVSIADFGTRRRHSFMWQDWCVQAMIEGLGDSFLGTSNCLMALRAEVEAVGTNAHELPMVYTALVADDEAAMKRAPYAVLADWQQDYDGNLRVILPDTYGTTNFLADAPDWVSQWTGIRVDSKEPIVGGEEAIRWWRARGQDPKQKLAIFSDGLDVESIRRIYGHFHGRMRLGFGWGTLLTNDFRGFVKGEELDPISVVCKVVAVNGRPAVKLSDNPTKAVGPPEEVERYRRVFGIEEQAAQPVLV; translated from the coding sequence ATGGTGGATATCGCCACGCGCGTCTATAATCACAACTGGAAGATCGATCCGATCGTGCGTTCGGTGCTCGATACGGATTTCTACAAACTCCTGATGGCGCAGACGATCTTCCGGCGCTATCGCGACGTCGCGGTCACTTTCGGCATCACCAACCGGACCTCCTCTGTGCGTCTGGCCGAACTCATCGACGAGGGCGAGTTGCGCGAGCAGCTCGACCATGTGCGCACGCTGCGGCTCTCGCGCGGCGAATCGACCTGGCTGCGCGGTAATACCTTCTACGGCAAGCGGCAGATGTTCTCGCCGGAATTCATCATCTGGCTCGAGGAATTCCGTTTCCCGGAATACAATCTCGAAAAGCATGACGGGCAGTATGTCCTGACCTTCGAGGGGCCGTGGATCGAGACGACCATGTGGGAGATCCCGGCGCTCGCCATCCTCAACGAATTGCGCTCGCGCAACGTCACCCGGACCATGGGCAAGTTCGAGTTGCAGGTGCTCTATGCCCGCGCCATGGCGCGCGTCTGGGAGAAGGTGCAGGCATTGAAGGCGCTGCCGGGGGTTTCGATCGCCGATTTTGGCACACGCCGCCGCCACAGCTTCATGTGGCAGGACTGGTGCGTGCAGGCGATGATCGAAGGCCTGGGTGATTCGTTTCTCGGCACCTCGAACTGCCTGATGGCCCTGCGCGCCGAGGTCGAGGCGGTGGGCACCAATGCGCATGAACTGCCGATGGTCTACACCGCCCTCGTCGCCGATGACGAGGCGGCGATGAAGCGCGCCCCCTATGCGGTGCTGGCCGACTGGCAGCAGGATTACGACGGCAATCTGCGCGTCATCCTGCCCGATACCTACGGCACCACCAATTTCCTCGCCGACGCGCCGGACTGGGTCTCGCAATGGACCGGCATCCGCGTCGATTCGAAGGAGCCGATCGTCGGCGGCGAGGAGGCGATCCGCTGGTGGCGCGCGCGCGGGCAGGATCCGAAGCAAAAGCTCGCCATTTTTTCCGACGGGCTCGATGTCGAGAGCATCCGGCGCATCTACGGCCATTTCCACGGGCGCATGCGCCTCGGCTTCGGCTGGGGCACGCTGCTGACCAACGATTTCCGCGGTTTCGTCAAGGGTGAGGAACTCGATCCGATCTCCGTGGTGTGCAAGGTCGTCGCCGTGAACGGACGCCCGGCGGTGAAGCTCTCCGACAATCCGACCAAGGCGGTGGGGCCTCCGGAGGAGGTCGAACGCTACCGGCGCGTCTTCGGCATCGAGGAGCAGGCGGCGCAGCCGGTTCTGGTGTGA
- a CDS encoding amidohydrolase family protein: MNDYFDFFVPIFHRRLRMSEGISGSRPFGERYRDATGQQGDAQFPLSAPTGPMFRSRDPENESPRYEHHRRFSPSQLQHLEQMGIPNDGVSTVYFSHGEQGAREAYQFARYISGGPNGAPAILANVRDTGNPEFQGELDRLRREGAATDALTAGLSIGAGGAAASRTGSLQVVSARRSDGGGHTQGNSGPNGGGWSSGPGRPGGGGAPRGPHGGGGTMTATMPETLRGAGAPRAPAANVITPTGGQLGNTAGPQASLVQTQLSPFTNAAAQFALGDQPQRQAETQNPGLIPDGLGPQVATGIGAGRREVQDTTGAGLGAAAQEQLNSGRSGQGPAQGREGFGLADMEGAPQDPVHGPDAVARNEAETERRLAESDAAFRANRAVGQAVNAERSDEVTQRLNNINAGGRSQEHDFVRAGRVVDALPQTLGPEGFAAYEEIMSDPIWRSALEREAHNPRFLDFVHAIIKGDIEPRVATNRLRNDDPDTVGAPPITGLSRGRDWDIPDVERLLRPNEQDAFRRYAEAFPDVAQIVFEAGYDAGAGQMRDAIRALLNGAYGQDVAASLRSGGLAGGRGGPPFNTSPYPGTGGEFPEPENTPDTQQAGRAEERRRIIVPGAANDQKIHLPYATGETDDTAQSAPSIIRTDQPVVAGPDEPQIWTPGSAQPPIRTEEDLQDLARQSRQYREETGRPVGNVITALLNRNCGQLPDTICDIHSHEGPVAPGLEELQNGRVGYGPGFGSYDPRFMGVRPPGLTDEQWMDMTVARLIAQTESMGGGQTVFFPVAPRFRERPEGSDGKRPDGTPDMDYYLSREFIDGNPSAQTILGVLQVNWAEGTVSTNQMINDRYGHPAVMPIQGLPIRDLEELIGRSIPRGIETIEFVSAPAGCQLHFSGTEVDEGLADNLAALIRHENETLGTNIIAEHHVLGLSAGNPREDGSHRNIYLSLEELTKAEKRFGLKPGTLKALWGETNLSKEIVHSLGGQTPLVYNTPEEKANLTRWAQAMGETGMPVIIHCDSGTAAETDRLNTTGSLSALRLPSNNANIESLMEFANSAPDTTIVWAHGGGLGFTVQMPPDHLDQLRKVLENAPNVVIDMSWDAIHPYIAEDPAGWARLIADHPTRFMFGSDTIATTQNPAPNSRLNVAESLRRTGLLDELDRIDPDLKEALFSENFNTHITPGLERATQFRLHPENAEWLENGAEGPPPFIWQRGADGEYLDQMIRNPARGE, encoded by the coding sequence ATGAATGATTATTTCGATTTTTTCGTGCCAATTTTTCATCGGAGATTACGCATGTCAGAAGGCATTTCCGGCTCCCGCCCGTTTGGCGAACGCTATCGCGACGCTACCGGCCAACAGGGTGACGCACAATTTCCACTCAGCGCGCCGACGGGACCGATGTTCCGTTCCCGGGACCCCGAGAACGAGAGCCCCCGATACGAGCACCATCGACGCTTCAGCCCGTCTCAGCTGCAGCATCTGGAGCAGATGGGAATCCCCAATGACGGCGTCTCCACCGTCTATTTTTCACACGGCGAGCAAGGCGCTCGAGAAGCTTATCAGTTTGCCCGCTACATCAGCGGGGGGCCCAACGGTGCGCCGGCGATTCTCGCAAATGTCCGGGACACCGGAAATCCCGAATTCCAAGGAGAGTTGGACAGATTGAGGCGCGAAGGCGCTGCCACCGACGCGCTGACCGCCGGCCTTTCGATCGGGGCGGGCGGCGCTGCCGCCAGTCGAACAGGCAGTCTTCAGGTCGTATCCGCGAGGCGCTCCGATGGTGGAGGCCACACGCAAGGAAACTCTGGCCCAAATGGCGGCGGATGGAGTTCCGGGCCCGGTCGGCCCGGTGGCGGCGGCGCACCGCGCGGACCGCATGGCGGGGGCGGGACCATGACCGCGACGATGCCTGAAACGCTGCGTGGCGCCGGCGCTCCGCGCGCCCCGGCGGCAAACGTGATCACACCGACGGGTGGCCAGCTCGGAAACACTGCCGGCCCGCAGGCCTCGTTGGTCCAAACGCAGCTCTCCCCGTTCACGAATGCCGCCGCGCAGTTCGCGCTGGGGGATCAGCCCCAAAGGCAGGCAGAAACGCAGAATCCCGGCCTGATCCCCGACGGGCTCGGGCCGCAAGTCGCCACCGGTATCGGTGCGGGCCGCAGGGAAGTGCAGGATACGACGGGCGCGGGGCTCGGCGCGGCTGCGCAGGAACAGCTCAATTCGGGCAGGTCGGGTCAGGGGCCTGCGCAAGGTCGAGAAGGTTTCGGTCTCGCGGATATGGAGGGCGCCCCGCAGGATCCGGTGCATGGCCCTGATGCCGTTGCACGGAACGAGGCAGAAACTGAGCGAAGGCTGGCGGAGTCGGACGCAGCATTCCGGGCGAACCGTGCAGTTGGACAAGCCGTGAATGCTGAACGCTCTGACGAAGTTACCCAAAGACTGAATAATATCAACGCCGGCGGCCGATCGCAGGAGCACGACTTCGTGCGCGCTGGCCGTGTCGTCGACGCGCTGCCCCAAACACTGGGCCCCGAGGGTTTCGCGGCATACGAAGAGATCATGTCCGATCCGATCTGGCGCAGCGCGCTGGAACGTGAGGCCCATAATCCGCGCTTTCTTGATTTCGTCCATGCCATCATCAAGGGCGATATAGAGCCGCGCGTGGCGACCAACCGCCTGAGAAACGACGATCCGGACACGGTCGGCGCGCCGCCGATCACCGGGCTGAGTCGCGGACGCGATTGGGATATCCCGGATGTCGAGCGCCTGCTGCGTCCCAACGAGCAGGATGCCTTCCGGCGCTATGCCGAGGCATTCCCGGATGTCGCGCAGATCGTCTTCGAGGCCGGCTACGATGCCGGCGCCGGCCAGATGCGCGATGCGATCCGTGCCCTCCTCAACGGCGCCTACGGCCAGGACGTGGCCGCATCGCTGCGTTCAGGCGGTCTCGCCGGCGGACGCGGCGGGCCGCCCTTCAACACCAGTCCGTATCCGGGCACCGGTGGGGAATTCCCGGAACCGGAGAACACGCCGGATACGCAGCAGGCCGGTCGCGCGGAGGAACGGCGGCGGATTATCGTGCCGGGTGCGGCGAACGACCAGAAAATTCATCTGCCCTATGCGACCGGTGAAACTGACGACACTGCTCAATCGGCACCGTCCATCATCAGAACGGACCAGCCTGTCGTGGCGGGCCCTGATGAGCCGCAGATCTGGACACCCGGTAGTGCGCAGCCACCGATCAGGACTGAGGAGGATCTCCAAGACCTCGCCAGACAGAGCCGGCAATATCGCGAGGAGACTGGTCGCCCAGTCGGCAATGTGATTACGGCGCTGCTAAATAGAAATTGTGGTCAACTTCCAGATACGATCTGCGATATCCATTCTCACGAAGGACCTGTTGCCCCGGGCTTGGAGGAGCTTCAGAACGGCAGAGTGGGCTATGGTCCGGGATTTGGTTCATATGACCCGCGATTCATGGGCGTGCGTCCTCCGGGTCTGACCGACGAGCAATGGATGGATATGACCGTTGCTCGGCTGATCGCCCAGACCGAATCGATGGGCGGTGGGCAGACGGTATTTTTCCCCGTTGCACCTCGCTTCAGAGAGCGGCCTGAAGGCTCAGATGGCAAACGGCCAGACGGCACACCAGATATGGACTATTATCTGTCGCGAGAATTCATCGATGGGAATCCAAGCGCGCAGACGATCCTCGGTGTCCTGCAGGTCAACTGGGCCGAGGGTACGGTATCGACAAACCAGATGATTAATGATCGATACGGGCATCCTGCGGTGATGCCGATACAAGGCCTTCCCATCCGCGATTTAGAAGAACTGATCGGTCGTTCGATTCCTCGGGGTATAGAGACCATCGAATTCGTGAGCGCGCCGGCGGGCTGTCAGTTGCATTTCAGCGGAACGGAAGTTGATGAAGGCCTGGCCGATAATCTAGCGGCACTTATCCGCCACGAGAACGAAACCCTTGGTACAAACATTATCGCAGAACATCATGTTCTTGGATTGAGTGCAGGGAATCCGCGTGAGGACGGGAGTCATCGCAACATCTATCTCTCATTGGAGGAGCTAACCAAGGCAGAGAAGAGATTTGGCCTTAAGCCCGGGACTCTGAAAGCGCTCTGGGGCGAGACCAATCTTTCCAAAGAGATCGTGCATTCGCTCGGCGGCCAAACGCCGCTCGTCTATAATACCCCGGAAGAAAAAGCCAATCTGACACGCTGGGCGCAGGCCATGGGCGAAACCGGGATGCCCGTCATCATTCATTGTGACAGCGGCACCGCTGCAGAAACCGATCGCCTAAATACGACCGGTAGCCTCTCTGCACTTCGTTTGCCGTCCAATAACGCCAATATCGAATCCCTTATGGAATTCGCCAACAGTGCCCCCGACACGACGATTGTCTGGGCCCATGGCGGTGGGCTCGGCTTTACCGTGCAGATGCCGCCGGATCACCTGGACCAACTGCGCAAGGTTCTCGAAAATGCTCCGAACGTCGTTATTGATATGTCCTGGGATGCGATTCATCCCTATATCGCGGAAGACCCGGCTGGCTGGGCGCGATTGATTGCGGATCACCCGACCCGCTTCATGTTCGGAAGCGACACGATCGCGACCACGCAGAACCCGGCTCCGAACAGCCGCCTGAATGTCGCTGAAAGTTTGCGACGTACGGGTTTGCTCGACGAGCTGGACCGGATTGATCCGGATCTCAAGGAGGCGCTCTTCTCTGAGAACTTCAACACGCACATCACTCCCGGACTTGAGCGGGCGACACAGTTCCGCCTGCACCCCGAGAACGCCGAATGGCTGGAAAACGGAGCCGAAGGGCCGCCGCCTTTCATCTGGCAGCGCGGTGCGGACGGCGAGTACCTCGATCAAATGATCCGCAATCCGGCGCGTGGAGAGTAA